One region of Fragaria vesca subsp. vesca linkage group LG4, FraVesHawaii_1.0, whole genome shotgun sequence genomic DNA includes:
- the LOC101306813 gene encoding protein ASPARTIC PROTEASE IN GUARD CELL 2-like, which yields MEVILLLSVALVMTSFGISGTAMASSITTYPDFQQLHVKQTIAAASTKLYKEELKEDSSGSGGGRWRVKVVHRDKIFPQASHNKSIFHARIHRDVKRVDSLMRRLGGNSNDQVMNKKLDFGSEVVSGMAQGSGEYFVRIGVGSPARSQYVVIDSGSDIVWVQCQPCSQCYHQSDPIFDPSRSASYSGVSCTSTVCDRLQNSAGCHAGRCSYEASYGDGSYTQGTLAFETLTFGRALIRNVAIGCGHMNRGMFVGAAGLLGIGGGPMSFVGQLGGQTGGAFSYCLVSRGDASTAGTLEFGRAAMPVGAAWVPLIRNQRAPSFYYVGLAGLGVGGMRVPISEDVFRQTELGYGGVVMDTGTAVTRFPTLAYEAFRDTFVEQTASLPRVSGGVSIFDTCYDLNGFVSVRVPTVSFYFTGGPILTLPARNFLIPVDDKGTFCLAFAPSGAGLSIIGNIQQEGIQISFDGANGFVGFGPNVC from the coding sequence ATGGAGGTGATACTATTACTCTCCGTGGCTCTGGTCATGACAAGTTTCGGTATTAGTGGCACCGCCATGGCCAGCAGCATCACCACTTACCCCGATTTCCAACAGTTGCACGTCAAACAAACAATCGCTGCTGCTTCCACCAAGTTATACAAGGAAGAATTAAAAGAAGACAGCAGCGGATCTGGAGGAGGAAGATGGAGGGTGAAGGTGGTTCATAGAGATAAGATATTCCCACAAGCATCACACAACAAGAGCATTTTCCATGCGCGCATCCACAGAGACGTCAAAAGGGTCGACAGCCTTATGCGTCGTCTCGGCGGTAATAGTAATGATCAAGTGATGAATAAGAAGCTGGACTTTGGATCGGAGGTGGTTTCAGGAATGGCGCAAGGCAGCGGTGAATACTTCGTGAGGATCGGAGTCGGTAGCCCTGCCAGAAGCCAATACGTGGTGATTGACTCCGGCAGCGATATTGTGTGGGTCCAGTGTCAACCTTGTAGCCAATGTTATCACCAGTCCGACCCCATCTTCGACCCTTCCCGCTCTGCTTCTTATTCCGGCGTCTCTTGCACCTCCACCGTCTGCGACCGCCTCCAGAACTCCGCCGGCTGCCATGCAGGCCGCTGCAGCTACGAGGCTTCCTACGGCGACGGCTCCTACACGCAGGGCACTCTCGCCTTCGAGACTCTCACCTTCGGCCGCGCTCTCATCCGCAACGTCGCCATCGGCTGCGGCCACATGAACCGCGGCATGTTCGTCGGAGCCGCCGGTCTTCTCGGCATCGGTGGTGGGCCCATGTCATTCGTCGGCCAGCTCGGCGGACAGACCGGCGGTGCATTTTCTTACTGTTTGGTCAGCCGTGGTGACGCAAGCACCGCCGGTACACTAGAGTTTGGGAGGGCGGCGATGCCGGTAGGCGCTGCGTGGGTCCCTCTGATCAGGAACCAAAGGGCGCCGAGTTTCTACTACGTCGGCCTCGCTGGTCTTGGAGTGGGAGGCATGCGTGTCCCGATATCTGAAGACGTGTTCCGGCAGACGGAGCTAGGTTACGGTGGCGTTGTTATGGACACCGGAACCGCCGTGACGAGGTTCCCGACGTTGGCGTATGAGGCATTCCGCGACACGTTTGTTGAGCAGACGGCGAGCCTGCCTCGGGTGTCCGGAGGAGTCTCCATCTTCGACACGTGTTACGATTTGAACGGGTTTGTGTCGGTTCGGGTACCGACGGTGTCGTTTTATTTCACCGGCGGGCCCATACTGACTCTTCCGGCAAGGAACTTTCTGATTCCGGTGGATGACAAGGGCACGTTTTGTTTGGCGTTTGCTCCTTCGGGTGCAGGGCTTTCGATAATAGGGAACATTCAGCAAGAGGGCATCCAAATCTCATTTGATGGCGCTAATGGTTTTGTTGGGTTTGGACCCAATGTCTGCTAA